Sequence from the Arthrobacter pigmenti genome:
AGGCGCTGGGGACCGACGACGCCGGCCGCCGCCAGTACATCTATCACGAGGCCTGGCGGGAGAAGAAGGACCGGGAGAAGTTCGACCGTGCGCTGGACTTCGGTGAGCGCCTCCCCAGCGCCAGGCGGGTCATTACCGGGCACCTTCGAGCAAACGGTAGTGAAAGGGAGCGCGCCTTCGCCGCCGCCCTGCGGATAGTGGATTCCGGAGCCCTTCGAATCGGGTCCGCGCAGTACGCGACGGAGAACGGCTCTTTCGGAGTAACCACGCTCCAGGTGGAACACGTGAAGATCAGCGGTTCTGTCATTACGCTGCAGTTTCCGGGTAAGAGCGGCCAACAGTGGGACAGCACTATCGAGGACTCCGACCTGGCAGCCGCGCTCCGCCCCATGCTGCGGCGGGAAGGTGCAGACACCATGCTGGCCTACCGGACGTCAGACGGCTCCTGGCATCACGTCGAAGCAGGCCAACTCAACGAATTCCTCCGGCAGGTCACCGGCGGCGGCTTCACGGCCAAGGACTTCCGGACCTGGCAGGCAACCGTAGTTGCGGCAATGGAACTGGCACGGATGGACCTCAAAGCAACCAGCCGCACGGCCAGGCAGAAGGCAGTGGCGGCGACTATGCGTTCGGTGGCCGACCACCTTGGGAATACTCCCGCAATTGCGCGCAGTTCCTACGTGGATCCCCGTCTGGTCGACCGCTTCATGTCCGGAGAAGTCATACCGGTAGGCAGCTAC
This genomic interval carries:
- a CDS encoding DNA topoisomerase IB: MPRLRRSDCNKPGYTRRRHGKGFSYRDQEGKPLAPDELERVKDLVIPPAWRDVWISPYPNGHIQALGTDDAGRRQYIYHEAWREKKDREKFDRALDFGERLPSARRVITGHLRANGSERERAFAAALRIVDSGALRIGSAQYATENGSFGVTTLQVEHVKISGSVITLQFPGKSGQQWDSTIEDSDLAAALRPMLRREGADTMLAYRTSDGSWHHVEAGQLNEFLRQVTGGGFTAKDFRTWQATVVAAMELARMDLKATSRTARQKAVAATMRSVADHLGNTPAIARSSYVDPRLVDRFMSGEVIPVGSYSASEKAVRELLKE